CTTATTTTTTCAGATGTTTCTATTCATCTAACAAAGCAAATGTTCTCATTGCTTCTTTTACATTTTCTTTCATTGCTTCTGTTGCTGCCAGTACAACTGATGAGTAAAATTTCGGTTCATTTTCCTTTAAGCTATTCACATACTCTGCCGCAGCATTTCCACCTGATTTATCCATATATGTAAAGTAGTTTACTTTGCGAACTCCGGCTTTGATTCCTGTATGGAAATCTTCTTTACTCACACCGGAACCCCCATGCATAACAACCGGAATGTTTCCTGTCTGCGCTCTTACATTTTTTACAACATCGAAATCTAACTGTGGTTTTGCAAGATAGATACCGTGTGTTGTTCCGAACGAACATGCGAGAGCGTCAATCTTTGTCTCTTCTACAAACTGTTTTGCCTGAACAGGATCTGTGTAAATCTTTGTGTCGTCCTCTTCCCCGCTTCCGTCACCGGCTCCTGACTCACGTTTTCCCATAGAACCTAACTCTGCCTCTACGCTGCAGTTATATTTTGCAGCCATTTCCACTGCTCTTTTTGTATTTGCAAGATTCTCTTCATAGCTTAATACAGAGCCATCATACATGATTCCTGTAAATCCGATTTCCAATGCCTGCTGTAGATATTCCAATGTCTCACCGTGGTCAAGATGCACACATACCGGAACACTCGCCTTCTTCGCATGTTCAACCATAATCGGTCCAATTACTGATACCGGAATCCACGGTTCATGACACTGGGCAAACTGGATGATCACCGGCACATCCAACTCTTCTGCCGCACTGATAATTGCAATCAGACTCTCCAGATTTGGCGTATTAAATGATCCGACTGCAATATTTTTTTCTTCTGCCATCTGTAAGATTTCCTTCAAGTTGACTAACATAATTTTCCTCACTTTCATTGCACACTGATACATTGATTTTTGCTGTACCAACTTCAAATTACTTAACTTCATGTACTGACATCAGCATATACAAAACAAAAGGAAAAATATAGTAAAATGCGTTTTAAAAACTGTAAATTTTTCCGTTATCATATGTTTTTTTACATTTTTATGTTACAATGAAAATCACAAAATGATGTGAAATAGGGAGATTTTTACCGATGAACTTGGAATATAATGAAATGGAACTTCACGAACTAATGAAAGACTTTTACGTTCTGACCGGAATTCGGATTGTATTGTTTGATCTTGACTACAACGAGCTGCTCTCTTATCCGGAACATAACTGTGCCTTTTGCAGTCAGATGAAATCTCAGGAACACACACTGGCTCTCTGTAGTCAGAGTGACCACACTTCATTTCAGAAATGCAAGGAAACGAACCGCCTGGTCATCTTCCACTGTCATGCCGGATTAATTGAAGCTACCGCCCCACTAATTGAGAACAATACAGTGATCGGTTATATGATGTTCGGACAGATCTCTGATGAACAAAATGTGGAAATGCTTGCTTCTATGTTAGCCCAGTACTTTTCTCTTTCCCCAAACGTAACAGAGGACATCCTCCGATATACGGAAGACATCCCCCTGAAAACACGTGAACAGATTCAGGCTGCTGCAAAAATCATGGAAGCATGTGCTTTCTATGCAATTTTAAAGAATACAATCACGGTTCAACGCAATAACTTCATCCGCAATATGGATGCATACCTGCTGGCAAATCTGTCCGAAGACTTATCCATTGACGCACTATCTTCTGCTTTTGGTATCAGTAAGACAAAACTCTGCCAGTCTGCCACGCATTACTATGGATGTGGCATTGCAGAACACATCCGCCATCTGCGTATCGAAAAGGCGAAGACACTGTTAAAAGAAACTGACAAGCCAATCACTAGAATTTCCGACCTCGTCGGGTTTGCAGATTATAACTATTTCTGCCGGGTATTTAAAAGGGAAGTCGGACTACCGGCAAAAAAATACAGGAAAAGTATACAGTGAATCTCACTTTTACTTACTCATTATACTCATGTGGAACATTATATTCCGTCAATTTTTTATCTAACCTGACTGATTCCTCATAAAGCTGGAACTTATCGTGCATTCCATATGCCGTTACCGTAGGAGCTGTGTTCTCGTTTACAATGTATTTTTCATTTTATTTTGCAGCTAATGGGCAAAATATGTCGTCGGTTCCATATTCAAATCTATATCTTTTATAACGGTCCCTACCTGTTCATTCCATTCCGTGTTCCAAGGTCTTTGGAAAATCCTCTGCACACTCCGTTTAACATTGCGCCTTCTGCAATCACTCCTGCCGAACCACCATTTCCTGTTCCGAGAAACCTACCGTTCCAATCCTTCTCTTTTTTCTTACGTTATCTTTACTGTATCTTAACAAGATTCACCGGTCCTTGTCTCTTTTCATACACTATACTCTGGCTGATGTGCTCCCCACCAGTACAGCACTGTAAAACATAAGTAAACAGGAAACTGTAGTTCATAGGAATCTGACCCCTTTTTCAAATTTCTATTTTGTCAAACTCTTCCTGAAGCTGAGCACGCATCTCATCACTCTGCTCTTTTGTAATGCCATTATCTGTAAAGAATTTCTGCATTGCATTTCCGTTCCACACATTTCCAAACGGTGTATCCGGTCCAAATTCAATTGCTACATGTGCGATATCTGCGAGGTCGCCTCCAATGATCTGATTCACGGCATTCAATGCTCTCGGATCTTTTGCAATGGCCCCGATTGCAGTGAGGTCAGAATAACCGTATGGATTTTTACAACGCACTTTGACACATGCAGTAAGCGGAAGGTCTTCGGAGGATGTACCGACAAGGAGATCAAACTCTCCCGGCTCTGTAATCCACTGCTTCAATTCCAGACTATAGCCTGCAAAGCTGTCTTTCTGCAATACAAAAGTAACATCTTTTTCCTCTCCCGGCTGCAAATATACCTTTTGGAATCCCTTGAGCTGTTTGTATGGCTTGTCGATCTTTGATACACGATCATGTACATATAACTGCACGACTTCACTTCCGGCAACCTTACCGGTATTCTTTACCTTTACGCCGACTGTAAAGTCTTCCTTATCTACATTGACTGACTCCGGCACCTCAAGTCCGGAAATCTCGAATGTTGTATAGCTCAGACCATATCCGAATGGGTATGCAACCGGAATCTGTCTTGCGTCGTACCAGCGGTAACCGACATACATGCCTTCGCCATACCATACCTCTTTGTTTTCACCGGGATAATTTTTATATGCCGGTGCATCACAATAACGTCTCGGCCATGTAAGCGGCAGTTTACCGGATGGATTGTACAATCCAAACAATGCGTCTGCAGCTGC
This Ruminococcus hominis DNA region includes the following protein-coding sequences:
- a CDS encoding PocR ligand-binding domain-containing protein, giving the protein MNLEYNEMELHELMKDFYVLTGIRIVLFDLDYNELLSYPEHNCAFCSQMKSQEHTLALCSQSDHTSFQKCKETNRLVIFHCHAGLIEATAPLIENNTVIGYMMFGQISDEQNVEMLASMLAQYFSLSPNVTEDILRYTEDIPLKTREQIQAAAKIMEACAFYAILKNTITVQRNNFIRNMDAYLLANLSEDLSIDALSSAFGISKTKLCQSATHYYGCGIAEHIRHLRIEKAKTLLKETDKPITRISDLVGFADYNYFCRVFKREVGLPAKKYRKSIQ
- a CDS encoding class II fructose-bisphosphate aldolase — encoded protein: MYQCAMKVRKIMLVNLKEILQMAEEKNIAVGSFNTPNLESLIAIISAAEELDVPVIIQFAQCHEPWIPVSVIGPIMVEHAKKASVPVCVHLDHGETLEYLQQALEIGFTGIMYDGSVLSYEENLANTKRAVEMAAKYNCSVEAELGSMGKRESGAGDGSGEEDDTKIYTDPVQAKQFVEETKIDALACSFGTTHGIYLAKPQLDFDVVKNVRAQTGNIPVVMHGGSGVSKEDFHTGIKAGVRKVNYFTYMDKSGGNAAAEYVNSLKENEPKFYSSVVLAATEAMKENVKEAMRTFALLDE